The following proteins are co-located in the Hydrogenispora ethanolica genome:
- a CDS encoding sensor domain-containing diguanylate cyclase: protein MKLPAKSIVFLNKVGLFLSVALLLCLWFSAGNPPAMPGRAGGAQQGLLIAVLLVICAAVIGIFIVFWRHHRLISQRIGELNQYLQQLFQGKGSQPGLDQYQDELTEVREAFGKIYAQMEQSRLQLEENYRKLQLSTMQVEEKYAQAYTLRLIQEEISRELDTDNLLKKTVDIVIGVLGCKYCSIYLADTKEEVLSQRAVSGSLGDQSLPEMVPIESNHLLARVFREKLAFTQLNLPDEDIRKEYQSFAAVPLVGSRSCLGVLLFEQEVGGGITEDLLDFSRLIAQELSLSVENASLYAQMKQMATHDNLTGIFNWVYLMNYLDELFSGNPELVSVIILDIDHFKIVNDRFGHLAGDRVLKELAGLLRSQLPGEVLARYGGEEFVIVLPGRSREEAWQLAEKVRALISEHCFMAMNGVRIAVTISAGLASYPADSDNYERLLYLADQALYEAKNSGRNQVCVARPAADCNEKLGFFDLGI from the coding sequence ATGAAACTGCCCGCTAAGTCGATTGTCTTCTTGAATAAAGTCGGTCTTTTTCTTTCTGTGGCATTGTTGCTCTGCTTATGGTTCAGCGCCGGAAATCCGCCAGCCATGCCTGGCCGGGCCGGGGGAGCGCAGCAGGGCTTGTTGATCGCGGTTTTGTTGGTGATTTGTGCCGCGGTCATCGGTATTTTTATTGTTTTCTGGCGGCATCACCGGCTGATTTCCCAGCGCATCGGGGAGCTCAATCAGTATCTGCAGCAACTTTTTCAGGGGAAAGGGTCCCAGCCCGGCCTCGATCAGTACCAGGACGAATTGACCGAGGTTCGCGAGGCTTTTGGCAAAATCTACGCGCAGATGGAGCAGTCCCGCCTGCAGCTGGAGGAGAATTACCGGAAGCTGCAACTCTCCACCATGCAGGTGGAGGAGAAGTATGCCCAAGCCTATACCTTGCGGCTGATTCAAGAAGAGATCAGCCGGGAACTGGATACGGACAACCTGTTGAAGAAGACGGTGGATATCGTCATCGGGGTCCTGGGCTGCAAATACTGTTCCATTTACCTGGCGGATACCAAAGAGGAAGTGTTGAGCCAGCGCGCGGTCTCCGGTTCCCTCGGCGACCAGAGCCTGCCGGAGATGGTGCCGATCGAGAGCAACCATTTATTAGCCAGGGTTTTCCGGGAGAAGCTTGCTTTTACCCAACTCAATCTCCCGGACGAGGATATTCGCAAGGAGTACCAGAGCTTTGCAGCGGTGCCGCTGGTCGGCAGTCGTTCCTGTTTGGGCGTGCTCCTCTTCGAACAGGAGGTCGGCGGCGGAATCACCGAGGACCTGCTGGACTTTTCGCGGCTGATAGCCCAGGAGTTGAGCCTGTCGGTGGAGAATGCCTCCTTGTACGCGCAAATGAAGCAGATGGCGACCCATGACAATCTGACCGGGATTTTTAACTGGGTCTATCTCATGAACTATCTGGACGAACTGTTCAGCGGCAATCCCGAATTGGTGTCTGTCATCATTCTGGACATCGATCATTTTAAGATCGTCAACGACCGTTTCGGCCATTTGGCGGGCGACCGGGTGCTGAAGGAGTTGGCCGGCCTGCTCCGGTCGCAATTGCCGGGAGAGGTGTTGGCTCGCTACGGCGGCGAAGAGTTTGTCATCGTGCTGCCGGGGCGGAGCCGGGAGGAAGCATGGCAGCTCGCCGAGAAGGTCCGCGCGCTCATCAGCGAACATTGCTTTATGGCCATGAACGGGGTGCGCATCGCGGTGACGATCAGCGCCGGACTCGCCAGCTATCCGGCGGATTCCGACAATTACGAGCGGCTTTTGTATCTGGCGGATCAAGCGCTCTATGAGGCCAAGAACTCCGGGCGGAATCAGGTCTGCGTGGCCCGTCCCGCGGCGGATTGCAACGAAAAATTGGGCTTCTTCGATTTGGGAATCTAA
- a CDS encoding thiamine pyrophosphate-binding protein, which produces MAAFPASRPKEGLAIKTVSDLILEQLAAYGVRFIFGVVGDAIFPLAEALARQQTIRFVPAAIETTAAMMAAFAAQLSGAPGVCIGTSGPGAANLVNGTGSALLDRVPLLCLTGQVAGSQLGNETKQYINQRQLFTAVTAASEMCIHPGSVVPVLSRLLNQALSGPGAVHLEIPVDILAHETDAMPIQPPPLQPSLNGTGAVQGGLDDILKRLEQAQRPLLVLGRGARDEGEAWAGFAADYGAGIIISQENKGMLPDRHPLVLGGIGEAYLPDCLGRCDQLLCVGEAVYEENYFPAATPVVRFTPSLSPSFQPYPVVRGDLAVILRKLREHFPHRLPREEWRKELDRCRQARLQLVESLPGPRHPAAVMRALAAVAPPDALIALDVGEFAYWFDLGFLAERQRVLLSNSWRSMGVALPAGIAACLLRPDRKTVALVGDGGLLMSLAELATVARYRLPLTILVLRNGCYGLEIQKMRQQKMTPYGTDLVLPDLIRLGEAFGIPAYRIDESSPAEAVLRQALAAGPALVDLEVDSVPLPYLK; this is translated from the coding sequence TTGGCGGCATTCCCCGCCAGCCGGCCAAAGGAGGGACTCGCCATCAAAACGGTTTCCGATCTCATTCTCGAACAACTGGCAGCCTACGGAGTCCGGTTCATCTTCGGAGTCGTCGGGGACGCCATCTTTCCGCTGGCCGAGGCCCTGGCCCGCCAGCAAACCATTCGTTTTGTGCCGGCCGCCATCGAGACGACGGCGGCGATGATGGCCGCTTTTGCGGCGCAACTCTCCGGCGCGCCCGGGGTCTGCATCGGGACCTCCGGCCCGGGGGCCGCCAACCTGGTGAACGGAACCGGCTCGGCCCTACTCGACCGGGTGCCTCTGCTCTGCCTCACCGGCCAAGTGGCCGGCAGCCAATTGGGGAACGAGACCAAGCAATACATCAACCAACGGCAACTCTTCACGGCGGTCACCGCCGCCTCCGAAATGTGCATCCATCCCGGGAGCGTCGTCCCGGTCCTGTCCCGGCTGCTCAATCAAGCCCTCAGCGGGCCGGGCGCCGTCCATCTGGAGATCCCGGTGGATATTCTGGCGCATGAGACCGATGCCATGCCCATCCAGCCCCCGCCGTTACAGCCGAGCCTGAACGGGACCGGCGCCGTCCAGGGCGGCTTGGATGACATCTTGAAGCGGCTGGAGCAGGCGCAACGGCCGCTGCTGGTCCTGGGGAGAGGCGCACGGGACGAGGGGGAGGCTTGGGCCGGATTTGCCGCGGACTACGGCGCCGGAATCATCATCAGCCAGGAGAACAAAGGAATGCTGCCCGACCGTCACCCGCTGGTGCTGGGCGGCATTGGCGAAGCCTATCTGCCGGACTGCCTCGGCCGGTGCGACCAGTTGCTCTGTGTCGGCGAAGCGGTTTACGAGGAGAATTATTTTCCCGCGGCGACGCCGGTCGTCCGCTTCACGCCCAGTCTGAGCCCGTCCTTTCAACCCTATCCGGTGGTCCGGGGCGACTTGGCGGTGATCCTCCGGAAGTTGCGCGAGCATTTTCCCCACCGCCTGCCCCGGGAGGAATGGCGGAAGGAACTGGACCGCTGCCGGCAGGCCCGGCTGCAGCTGGTCGAGTCGCTGCCGGGACCGCGTCATCCGGCGGCTGTCATGCGGGCGCTGGCCGCGGTCGCGCCACCCGATGCCCTCATTGCGCTGGATGTCGGAGAGTTCGCTTACTGGTTTGATCTCGGCTTTCTGGCCGAACGGCAACGGGTTTTGCTGTCGAATTCCTGGCGGAGCATGGGCGTTGCGCTTCCGGCCGGAATCGCAGCCTGTCTGCTGCGGCCGGATCGAAAAACCGTGGCGCTGGTCGGCGACGGCGGACTCTTGATGTCCCTGGCCGAGCTGGCCACGGTGGCCCGCTATCGCTTGCCCCTGACCATCCTGGTCCTGCGGAACGGGTGTTACGGCTTGGAAATCCAGAAGATGCGCCAACAGAAGATGACCCCTTACGGTACCGATCTGGTCCTGCCCGATCTGATCCGGCTCGGCGAGGCGTTCGGCATTCCGGCCTACCGGATTGACGAATCCAGCCCAGCCGAAGCGGTGCTCCGGCAGGCGCTCGCCGCCGGGCCGGCGCTGGTCGACCTGGAGGTCGACTCCGTCCCCTTGCCGTATTTAAAATAA
- a CDS encoding rhomboid family intramembrane serine protease: MIPLRDTIPSRRWPVMNILLILASLLIFFYQIKLLQLDPDLYRALIDQYGLIPVRFLKRQALDTATLLPFLSYIFLHGSWLHVIGNLWALWLFGDNVEDRMGSFRYLAFYLTCGIVAGLVHVWSDPLSKMVTIGGSGAIAGVMGAYFVMYPTAWIVTLIPIFFIPFFIRIPAVIYLGVWLLTQVYSMVLSQAGAGTASNIAFAAHVGGFVGGMILQPFYRKSRYR; encoded by the coding sequence ATGATTCCATTGCGGGACACCATTCCCAGCCGGAGATGGCCGGTGATGAACATATTGCTCATCCTCGCCAGCCTGCTGATATTCTTCTACCAAATCAAATTATTGCAGCTCGATCCCGACCTTTACCGGGCCCTCATCGACCAATACGGTTTGATCCCGGTCCGTTTTTTGAAGCGGCAGGCGCTGGACACCGCCACCCTGCTGCCGTTCCTCTCCTATATCTTCCTCCATGGCAGTTGGCTGCATGTGATCGGAAACCTCTGGGCGCTCTGGCTTTTCGGTGACAATGTGGAGGATCGGATGGGTTCCTTCCGCTATCTTGCCTTTTATCTGACTTGCGGAATCGTGGCCGGTCTGGTCCATGTTTGGTCCGATCCCCTTTCCAAAATGGTCACCATCGGCGGTTCGGGTGCCATTGCCGGAGTGATGGGCGCCTATTTCGTCATGTATCCGACCGCGTGGATCGTGACGCTCATTCCGATTTTTTTTATTCCCTTTTTCATCAGGATACCCGCAGTCATTTACCTGGGTGTCTGGCTCTTGACCCAGGTGTATTCGATGGTATTGAGTCAAGCGGGAGCGGGGACGGCGTCCAATATCGCCTTTGCGGCCCATGTCGGCGGCTTTGTCGGCGGCATGATCCTGCAGCCCTTTTATCGCAAATCGCGCTATCGCTAA
- a CDS encoding ArsR/SmtB family transcription factor, translating to MRNLNDMTEYIEKAELLKTVAHPVRLCIVQGLMEQGECNVNHMQSCLHIPQSTISQHLAKMRSGGVLKCRREGVEVYYQVANEVICQVVRALFSKSGGA from the coding sequence ATGCGCAATTTGAATGACATGACCGAATATATCGAAAAGGCGGAGTTGTTGAAGACCGTGGCCCATCCGGTGCGCCTCTGCATCGTGCAGGGCTTGATGGAACAAGGGGAATGCAATGTCAATCACATGCAATCCTGCTTGCACATCCCGCAATCGACCATCTCCCAGCATTTGGCCAAGATGCGCTCCGGTGGCGTGCTGAAGTGCAGGCGCGAGGGAGTGGAGGTTTATTACCAGGTGGCCAACGAAGTCATCTGTCAAGTGGTGCGGGCGTTGTTTTCCAAATCGGGCGGCGCCTGA